The segment GGTTTTtcctcccactttccattctcgcatcatgctgtttctttttttataagttttttttttttttttttttgcttgtttttttctttacagtaaaaaataatttctgcaTATATTTTAATCTTCGATTTTTCTCTTAACAATATTTCTGACATTTGTCGTAAAATGTTCATCTCTTCTTTAAGTGATAAAGTGTTAATGACACTTCTGACATATCTCACATAAATCATAAAAACTCCTGACCTTATCAATCACACCTCATTTAGTGTCCTCCTTTTCATTGCTCTACTTCCGCCATTTCATCTGTATAAAACATGCTGAGATCAATCTGTTCATTTACCTGCACTGATCTCGTCGATCAAACAGCTCCATTGAACAGTACTCAGCCTGCCGATCCCATTAGCCATCATGAAGTCTGCCGTAGTACTTTGCCTTCTTGTTGTTCTCGTCAGCGAGGTCATGTCGAATAAGGTAAGTTCTAAGCGAGCGTTGGTTTGACCTACGTCCAGTTTGCTACGTTTCACACTCTGCCTCTATGTATCGGGCCATTTAAACAATCTTAGGTAGATTGATTTGATTTAGTTACAACTGCAGTcggaacaaaataatttaacttCGTTTACATTGAATGATATTTTATcagttattttgaatcaatcatctaattatttttttctgaactGTAAAAGGTTCTATATGCGTCGAAGTAGTATTACAAAATAACACATGAGGTTGGTTACTATTAGTGTGTCGCGAATGCGTAGactgctgggttcgtgcttcctggagtcacaCTTGACACGTGACAGACACAGACATTACAGATTGACTCAAGTTCTCTTTGGCAGacaaatataatgtttatttaatgacgATAATATCAATACTGCACCTTATTGGCAGTTACATCAAGACTTCCGATGTGAAACATAATTACATCCGCATAACAGCAGTATTGAGTATCCAAGACAATTAGTGACAGAATAAATCACAAGCAACGTCCGCAACACAGCGGGTAACAGTTACCACTTTACTCTCTAAATCCAGAGAAAAACTATCAAAATACTTAGGTCCGTACTAGACCAGAAGATACTACTTGATTCAAAGTTACAACTCGACTAACAAAGTCGCTACTACTACAATAATACATAACTACCTCGTTCAGAGGATTCTTTCTGACTTGACTGACTGGAactgactgaactcaaagtcaactttattcatcctacttcctgttttctacatcaggaactCACGAGTCTTTTCAATGTCTTAACATAAGGgtgaacattaaatcaggcaaATGTCAACTGTGACTGTAACATTCAATCAGGCAAATGTCAACTGTGACTGTAACATTCAATCAGGCAAATGTCAACTGTGACTGGGACATTCAATCAGGCAAATGTCAACTATGACTGGAACATTCAATCAGGCAAATGTCAACTGTGACTGTAACATTCAATCACGCAAATGTCAACTGTGACTGTAACATTCAATCAGGCAAATGTCAACTGTGACTGGGACATGAACCGAAACTGTCAAATATACTTCCAATACCTTCATACCATAAACGTTTGTCATGTCAAATATACTTCCAATACCTTCATACCATAAACGTTTGTCATGTCAAATATACTTCCAATACCTTCATACCATAAACGTTTGTCATGCAAAAAGGAGAAACCGTTCTGTTTATCAGTGGACCTTGACCTTTTGTAAGTGCCATCCAAGATTACTAGAATGAGTGAAGCCAGTGTATGCATTTTGTCATCTTATTGTTACTTTTGGTAGAAtttcaaatgttcttgttgAGATACTCTCTTGGTCTAGTGACTTTGACGCACCTGCTAGTCTATGATGTAATCAAGGCTGGAgtttgaattcgaactcaaacCTCTATGACGCAAGGCCGACATGTTTTACTCTGCGCTATTCAAGTATTAATTATAAAACGTTTTATTCCTTTATTGTCAGAGttcattttttaatgaatgattAAATTCTCTGCATTATTGTAATAACGGGTCGCTGAATTAGTtcattttccaaaacaaaattaattaattacgactaatcgATTAcataatttttggattgatttgtgtgttgtcatcgacattgaataattgtgaaacATGTGGACAAATTGACTCGATAGACGCTCGGAGTTTTAAAAGACAGTTAAAGTTGTTTACATCTCTTTTTCATTTCAAACCAAGtactgaaataaattttgtagggaaaaaaagttttttccccatatgtataggcctacatttctcTAGAAATATTCGACATACAGTTTATGTTAAAATGAAAGACATGAATAACGCATAAAGTTTTAGCAAAACATTTTTGACGTAACTTGCTTAAATGTTCAAAAGACCATTCCGCCACCTGTCgataacacaaaaacaaaacctaaacaGTTTCTCAGTTacaggttttttttaatattaccaGATCTACCTAAAAATATGtgacaaaataaaagtaaaataatttatttatttaggttttttattttagtttctgCAATTATGTCTAGAAATAATTTCAGAAAGTCAATGTATCTGTCCGGATACAATTAAAGACGGTCCATAAAAGAAAAGTTTCACCTAGTCACAATACATCACATTGACACAAATGTTTTGATGTGCCAATTAATCATAGTGTACAAACATAGCAAGCAGCCTCTCGTTTAAAAAGCACAAAAAGACATTAGAATAAAGGCGATCGTTATCTGATTATATTCAACGCTAAGGACTAGAACACACTCAATAAATTGCATCCAACAGGGAAAGGAAATTTTAGCCCAACCTATGCAACACAAAGCAATTCAATGGAATTATTAGCTTACTTCCTACAAGTAGCCACACAGATACCTTTCAACAGTGTCTTACAGGGAGGAGTTAGGGTGTCATTGTGTTTAGAAACATCCGCCACTAACCTTCAAACAGTGGCGTTGCGAAGGAAGTACGAACAGTGCTGACCCCATCAGGCGACACCCATTAAGGAAGGACATAAAAgtggaaataaaatgtttaacattttggGAAggtgggaggggggagagaggtTGAATGTCAAAGTTCGAAGTGTCCTGAATACACTACTTGAAAAACAAGTTCAATGTGTACTGAATACACTACTTGAAAAACGTTAAACAAATATCTCTTGTAAAGTATGCCAAAGCCCAAACCGTTCCTACTGGTTATCCTATGACTGCCGACAGAAGCGCCGAACTTCAGAAGCGCATAACTTAACATTAACTAGCATTCAATTAATGACAAAGGAAAAGCTTATTCCCTTCAGCTTCCCAAATTATGTTAAGATTTACTTTGTGTAAGAGTAATTGATTTAACTCTTAACCTGTTGACTAATTGAAATTAAGCATAATGTAGGGTGGCTGTGTAATCCCGAGTTTGAACAAAGTTTACTTCAAGGTTTAGCTATCTTACCAACGTAGACATGAAAAAGTTCATTATTTTACATCTATTTAAGCTCAAAAATCGTTTGATCTAACTTTAAAAGTCGTTTACCATTATAATTTCATTGTTCTTCAAGGCATACAACTCAAAAGGCTATCAAGCTGGTAGTGGCTACCAGGATGGCAGTTCCTACAATGGCTATTCCAACGGCTACAAAGACGACTATAACAACGGATACCAAGGTAACAATGACAACGGCTACTACGGAGGCAGCAACGGTTACCAGGACAACAATGGTTACGCTGGCGACAGCTACAACAACGACTACAATGGTTACCAAAACAACGGATACAATGGTAATGGCTACGGTAGTAACGGTTACAAAGGAGCTGATGGctactaaataaaaaagaaatagtgtATCCTCTTGGTAAgagatataattattataaattctagtttttgaaaatcattttaaatatttggtttCAATTTATTGGTGAATTTTATTAAAGGTTTTAAATTGCCAGAAACATCTATTTTCTTTGAGGGGAGGGGACATTAAAAGTACATTATTATACAGTAATCCCTAAACCCATAACAGCTTGTGTTGATAATCCAATGTCAATTCTTTAAAACTATCATTCGGGATTACATTATGTAAACCAATAAGTCCAACGTTCATTTATTAAACAAACCttccttaatattttttttccttcaacaGAGACCTACTTTTTGAGGAACAGATTTCATATTAGATAGGGCCACATCCTAGATTTAGTAGAACTAATAAATTGTCACTAAATCCAATCATTTTCACTTTTCACTTTTGTATTGCAACTACGAAAATATCTGAACAGAAATTTGTTTTCATTCGGGATTACATTATGTAAATCATATAATCCAACCGTGAGTCCAACGTGTGCACAAAGCCTTtcactttttaaacaaactttccttaatatttttttttgtttccacagAGACCTACTTTTTGAGGAACAGATTTCATATTAGATAGGGCCATATCCTAGATTTAGTAGAACTAATAAATTGTCACTAAATCCAATTATTTCAGTTCAGtgctttttaaaatcttttatatcattttaaggAATGATTGCTATATGTTTTAATCTCTACTGTTTGTTTGATTATCTCTCTATGAACACCATTGTTATAACGTGAACATTGTGTGATCACAAACTGAAAGAGAGCACCAAATTTGGTGAGAGAAATGTACTGTTAGGGGTAAaagataatatttataaaaaaaatattctcaagcCCATTTACTTGTATTGTCTAcacaaaaaatatgttaaaattgacccaaaaaaaagattaaaatagaaGAACATAAACCTACACACATCTAGAAAGTTTACCACAGAAATTATCATTAAACTTACAGCTAGACTTACAGCTAGACAGAGTGTCCAAATGTCAACGTTCTCTAAAAAAGTCTAAGAAGTCTAGCTTTGGAAACACAACATTCGACTTTTAGGGTTCAATgaactttgtgctggccacacgatacCCTTGTTAATAGTGAGCCACACAAAGAAAtaacctttacaccatctggcCCATAGAACGCAAGGTCAGTtaggggaatttttttttacatcaaaatgGGTTGATTCCCTTTAACAAACACCGAAACCAAATCGTCTCATCACTATTTGATCAAGTCAATAACATGCGTCAATATTTGATGAACGTGAAAGTTTATTGAATGAAACTCAACACTTTCTTTTATTCTCTGAACTTTCCTTTATACTTCCAATcaatggaaaataaaaaataacattaaaaaaatgtaaataatttaatgtaaaaacaaaagtccTTGAATTCCGCCAAAGTAATATATCGTGAGAGTACCGAGACACTGTGTGGTACTACGCGGAGATTGGACGAAGCCATAAACAATTAAACTCTACAATATGAAGTCCAATGTTTAGCTGATACATATTGTTTGCTATGATTTAAAGGCCGGTAACACTTCAATGAAATAATTTCCTGATTCTTTTAAAACTAGTGCTACTAGAAGAGACCCAGTGGAGTGGCCAGATGCTGGACATGATGTGCAAAAAACAGACTAGACTCTAGAACAAGCAAGACACCAGAAGAAACTTCTGCACACTGAATAGAAAAAATCtagcaaaataataaaaaaacaaatccttttgttaaaaactatatttctaaaaaatttttaattgatttctctcattcgatatcaaacaaaataattaattaccaattattatTTGACTAATTGGTGAATTTATGTGAATTCATAagttgtctatgccaatgattaattgtgcaaagttcgaacttgattcgagaaggggtgttggagaaaaaacttgtacaaactttttaacagacagacagattcaACAGAATCTGTTggcataagctttgtaaaaataagctTACTCTTGGAAGGAGTGGTTAAGTTTAGGATACCATAAGCTAAACTTACCGGGTGATAATATTAGCTAACCTTAACGGCAGATAACATTAGCTAACATTAACAGGTGATACTTCTGGCTAGCTAACCTTAACGGATGATACCATTAGCTGACCTTACCGGTTGATACTATTAGCTAACCTTACCGGACAATTAGCTTTCCTTGGCACCAACAATTCAATCATCCGTTGACATTTTACATAAATGACCTATCTGTATTATTTCATGAAAATCCATATTACTGGAACAacgcaaacaattttttttaattaaaaacaaacaaaaaaaatagaaatctggttttatcaatattttatgtctagGCAAGTGCCAAGTAAAAAGAGTAAATAGACAAAAGGtcaaaaatagtaataatgacaTAATTTTGTGTAAGTCTCAATATCTGTCTGGGAACTCAGATGCCGATGGAAAGATCTCGATTTTGTATGGTCAAGCCTTGCGCGATAACAAATAAAAACCaagtgtaaatatttgaaacaaCAAAATTGAGGAATCGATATTAAATACTTgccattggcctccttcagtcagtcgtagaacgactatggttcatctcagagcacacaatttctcatgtggctgtggagccctatttaggagagacactcccgtccacagatagcgcaggttaaggtggcttttgcttcggtggtagaggagctggccgttttttggattgtacgtttttcttcctgagctgagacccatgtactttcactgtccatagctttctttgtcactgtctctctccatctgttgcggtctagagctatgtcttcccaattgtcagtattgatgttcactgatttgaggtcacgttttattacatctatgtaacggaggtgggggcgaccagtttttgttgtgccagtcgcgagttgaccatagaggatgactttcgggatgcccttgtcctccatccggcaaacatgtccaagccagcgcaaacggcgttgtctgagggctgtaaagatgctgggaatacctgatcgcgcaaggatctcagtattgcactttttttctttccatgtgacattcaagatcctacggagacatttcaaatggaatgagttcagttttctctcttgtttgCTTAGGTGGTCCATGGTTCACTGCCAAACAGCAGtttactcataacgcatgcattgtagacttccatttaggtcaccgtagttagcttatggttttcccaaacttttggcctgagtctagcgaaggtcgaggcagccttccccgtgcgttttttatctcctcttctagaaaCAGGTCTTCtgtaattgtggatcccagatagcagaattcgtttacggcgcCCAGCTTGTTAGCGTCgcgtctatgaggatggagggtggtgctgtagcaggtggtcccataacatttgttttcttcgtactaatagtcaagccatattctttacaggcctgagagaagccggacattagtgactgaagttcctcttgcgtgtgtgccactaccgctgcgtcatacgcgaatagcatatctcttaGGAGGGTGGCTCTGATTTTAGCCCTCAgcctggcaatatttaggagtttgccatcaaatctggaatggagatagatgccttcgatggatttgtcaaacgcgttgtggattagaagtgaaaatagtattccaaagagggttggggccaggacacatccttgtttaactccgctgtttatactgaaactttcagagctggcaccgttgaattgcactgtacccatcatattttggtggaaagatatGATTACATTTAGTAGCTTGGTTGGACAGCAtattatctgtaaaattttaaagaggccatctCTGCTAACTAGATCGAAGACCTTTATCAGGTCAATAAACGCAATGTACAAAGGcatcctttgttctctgcacttttcctggagttggcggatggagaaaatcatgtcaatcgtggatctccctgagcgaaaaccgcattgtgattctggatagacccgatcagcgagtttttgtagcctggaaagtatcactcgagcaaagactttgcctacaatacttaggagggagattcccctgtaattgttgcagtcgcttctgtcacctttttcttatacagtgtaatgattttagcatcccgcaggtcttgtggcacagcaccttcttgccaacatttgcaaAGCAGTTCGTGTAGAGGTTGAATCAGAgtagttttgcattgttttagaaGGTCTGGGGGGATACCATCGCATCCGGGTGCTTTGCGGGCAGCAATGTTGTCTATGGCTTTGTTGAGATCTGAAAGGGTGGGTGTTTCATCTAGCTCGTTCATTGTGGGTAATTGTATAATGGCCTTAAGGGCTGAGTCAGAGACTGAGCTTGTTGTGGCGTAGAGCTTAGAGTAATGTTCAACCCATCTGTGCATTTGTTGGCACTTGTCTGTGATAATTTCCCCAGTGGTTGATTTAAGAGGTGCCTTTTTGATTCCTTCGTACATCCCTTTTATGTTGCCCACTTAGGCTGCGAGCTGAATATTCTCACTGAGCTCTACCCAGTATTCATTGGCACAGATCCTTGATGTTCTCTGTGCATTGGCTCTAGCTTCTTTCAGACTTAACAGGTTGTGTTGGGTAGGTTTTGCCTTGTAAGTAGCGAGTGCATCTCTCTTTGCTATGATTACAGGTGCTAAAATAGATTTATTAGAGTCGAaccaatcattttgttttgtaatttttcttccaaagaTTTCCAGGGAAGTCTTTTGTATGGTGGACTTGAGGTGTTtccatttttctgttgctgtatttccagatatatttttataCTCGCGTTCAAAAGATTCCGCAAACTGTATCTGGAGATCAGGGTGACACATCTTGCTTACATCCGATTGGGATCTTACAACATACCAAGGAGTGATCTGTGTCGCAGTCTTCACTGTGATAGGACCTAGTAAGCTTGACAAATTTTAAGCACTTTTGTCTTACCATGATTAGGTCTAGTTGGTGCCAGTGTTTGGAGCAAGGATGCCGCCAAGATACTCTGTGCtgtggtttagtaatgaaataggTATTAGTGACACAGAGGGAGTGTAGTGAGCAAACCTCGAGGAGCCTTTGTCCAATTTCATTTACTTTTCCGACACCAAAAAGCCCAATACAGCTGTCCTATTCAGAGTTGTCAGATCCAACACGTGCATTGAGGTCGACTAGGATGATAACCTGTTCCGTGGTTGGGATCTCGCTTAGAGCAGACGAAAGGTTGTCATAAAACATATCTTTGGCCTCTGGTGTGGGACTCAGAGTAGGCACATATCAAAGTCACATGTCCAATAGATGTGTAAAGGCGTAGTGATAGGAGTCTTTCTGAACCGTTGCACTTCAGCTCTACTGTGTTCAGCAGTGTGTTCTTAACTGCAAAACCAACGCCATGTTTCCTTACTTCACTTTCGGCTTTGCCTTGCCAGAAGAAGGAGTAGTCTTTTTCTTTGATTGAACCAGAGTCAGCTAAACGAGTTTCCTGAAGTGCGGCAATGTCTACTTTGAGCCTGGACAATTCATCGTTTATTATTGCAGATTTTCTGACATCTTCTATGTCTGGTAAGTTTTCATTAAGTCCAGTTTGAAGAGTACGCACATTCCATGTGCCCAGTTTAAGAGTggagctcctcttttttttcttcatgtcgaCTGGTACATTGGGTTTGTGCCTGCTTTCATATTTTGTCCTATTCTGTGTACCAAAACGAGGAAGACAGGCATGACGGGACAGCACCTTATTGGCTGGGGGCTGCTTAgcttgaggcgggcggtagctgtcCATTGGAATCCTAGGATTCCTCCCACCTACGAAAGTGGCCTCTGGCGCCCTGACCTATGTCAATTGAGCATTTGAGCTTATAACCGGTGACAGCCACTTCCCGTGTTTGGCCGACGCCAAAGGCGAAGTTGGAGTGCCCTCTCCAGTTTTTGGGGTTAGGGCTTTGaataagtgagatgaaagcctggcattgtttatggtcggaacgatgtcgcccacacagcagttcccccctctccgcgcagctgatgtgaccaaaggaacggatttccaatacagtttggaatcagtagcgccgcaggatctgccaggctgtagcacggtgtgccacagtctgccaaagggtcaccagctcctgatttttactcacggttgtctcccgaagcctttcccgtgtttgggtatagccgcagggcagcggaggtttggatttagagttttccttctccaaTGCTAACGAGCCTCTCATGCCAGAAGCTTACTGGTGTAGGCACCAGTTGCtcacctttgccccttctcttgTCTGCGGTAACTgttccgccaggctcagtaactgaaccacacgtgaaggccaggagttggactggttgtcagaggctatttgagacacatgccattggaagcactttataggtaatgatgagcttaagaccattaccacatccggcgttaacaaccttATTAAAtactaacaaacaaaataaataaaaaaacttaaaaaaaaaaacaacaacaacaaactaacattaagtgtatcaattagtttggatcagtcatgtaattaaatttttaatagatctagaccaacaacaataaatctgtgcgattaaaaatatctttaccaattctttttgtttagcgctattttatgcttttagctttcccaataggttatgatcctatcacttttctgGATCAGTTCTGGATCAGTTGGGAAGGGGTAGGTGAGAAAGaccggggtatctgggtgatcgttttttttatgtatttttttgtaaaagtgtACGACGTGAATTCGAGCTAAATGCCTTCTCAGGCGTCTCAAGCCAACAccgtaaccactctgctagagaAGAgcgtatgaacatggaagattctatgattatctattgtttctgtttCATGTTGGTTTTCACTAAGCCTCGGACCATGACCTTTAAAtgagactaattcagcttataccaccacttcagtgaaGTAatattctttcccttgttcgagatagcaaacaaaataattaattatcaatacttaattaacaaattatttaatttttttaaattgatacatGTGTTGTCaggttttacctttacctttacctttacctatcccttagtctgttggaccgttggggcaccacgcaagatttgtcgaccgtctttctccattcctccctttttttttgccttgtttagaacctctcgcaatggcaggcctgtctattctttaatgttgtcctcccattgatctttctgtctgcctcttcttcttaatcctggcactgttccctgaaggaaggtctttgcgagccccgtagatcttgtaatgtggccaaaggttttaagctttagtcttttcacaatagttagcaggtcatcatgggctccgatcgctacagtaaccctgtctctgatttcttggtttgtgatgcggtctttgaatgtgatgcctaggatccttctgtagcatctcaattccattgctaggatcctcctctcaagctctgcattcaacgtccacgactcgcaagcatataaaaatgtggccatgaccagagagcgcatcagtctgattttggtgccgagggctaagcccgtatctttccatattatttaagttttgaaagggctgctgtggactgtgctattcgggccaataattcgggttttgttccctcatctgagacaatagctccgaggtatttaaaGCTGTtcacactagttagcttttcacctccaatactgatgcctcttttaaagccctgatagctattggtcataatttgagtttttttcggcatttatttgcatgccatatgctgcggaagtcttgtcaatgcgcatcaccaggtcagctagttcttcttctgtccctgctaggccgtcaatgtcatctgcgaagcgcaagttagtaattcttcttcctccaatgctaacagtaccttcatagctctcgagggcatcttccattatcctttcaaggaagatattgaagagtgttggtgacagtaggcagccttgtcttactccaactgtggttttgaaccagtccccaatattattgttgaagtacaccgcactggtggcatccttgtagaagttctggataactttgattatgtttttattaatgttgtacttttccattgtcgcccagagtgctccgtgccatactcgatcgaaagctttcttgaaatcaataaagacatggaaaagattctcttagtgttggagatatttctcacagagtattctgaggtttaggatttgctctgttgtgctgcgaccttgtctaaaacctgcttgttcttctgatatgatgttgtctgctatcggttttagccggtttaatatgatttttaacagtactttgctgggatgacttatgaggctgatggtgcgatagttttgacagagttgtaagttgcctttctttggaagggttattatgagtgattgggtccagggtttgggccAATCTCCTTattgccagatcttgttgcaaatcatatagagtgcgtttatcatagtttctcctcccgcctgaagaagttcgcctggaatgttgtcaactccggccgattttccctttttcagggCTTTTACTGCTGCTGCTACTTCCGAGCGAAGAATCGGATAGTCGTCAATGTTGGAAACTGCCGGGACATTTAGTATCTCTGGatctcctgagatttcaaagttatacaactctgAACAGTATTCCGTCCATCTTTTCAACACATCTTTTTCCTCTGTTAagcattttattgtttttgtcttgtattgtgttGGTTCTTCCATGCTTTGAGGTATTGAGGTCCTTTACTAATTGGTACGCTTTTTTGCTGTTATTCCTACTAAGTCCCTGTTCAATTTCTTGACACTTATTCTCTATCCACTTTTTCTTCACTTCTTTCATTCCCTTTCTAATCCGTTTGTTGACGCTTTTGTATTCGTGATCATATTTTGGGTCGGACAGCTTTTTCCCTTTAAGCTCCCTTGTCACAGAGTTGGAGTATATCCTTTGTTACCCAGGGTTTTTGGGGCGGGCGGAGCTTCCCTAATATTTCCAGGGCAGTATCTGTGACTGCTGTGTTTAGCATATTGACTTGCGTATCGATATCCTGGTCATTGGAGTCCAAGATGTTGAGGGCTGCAAAGCGTCCTCCTACT is part of the Biomphalaria glabrata chromosome 2, xgBioGlab47.1, whole genome shotgun sequence genome and harbors:
- the LOC106051523 gene encoding nacrein-like protein C1 → MKSAVVLCLLVVLVSEVMSNKAYNSKGYQAGSGYQDGSSYNGYSNGYKDDYNNGYQGNNDNGYYGGSNGYQDNNGYAGDSYNNDYNGYQNNGYNGNGYGSNGYKGADGY